In one window of Microplitis demolitor isolate Queensland-Clemson2020A chromosome 4, iyMicDemo2.1a, whole genome shotgun sequence DNA:
- the LOC103577454 gene encoding PRL-1 phosphatase, translated as MSNMRVKDIRPAPAEIEYKNMKFLITDRPNDQTIHTFIQELKKHNVKEVVRVCEPTYKVEELKTEGINVLDLVFDDGTFPPNEVVDEWFELLKNRFRETPEACVAVHCVAGLGRAPVLVALALIELGLKYEDAVALIREKRRGAINSKQLAYLEKYRPKSRLKLKNGQKNSCCVQ; from the exons ATGAGCAACATGAGAGTTAAAGATATCAGACCGGCACCTGCCGAaattgaatacaaaaatatgaaattccTTATTACTGATCGGCCCAATGATCAGACCATTCATACCTTTATCcaa GAACTGAAGAAGCACAATGTGAAAGAGGTAGTGAGGGTCTGTGAACCAACGTACAAAGTTGAAGAGCTTAAAACTGAAGGGATAAATGTTTTAGATTTGGTTTTTGATGACGGTACATTTCCACCAAATGAG GTGGTTGATGAGTGGTTCGAGTTATTAAAAAACCGATTCCGTGAGACACCCGAGGCATGTGTAGCGGTACACTGTGTCGCTGGACTGGGTCGAGCGCCTGTGTTAGTAGCACTTGCTCTAATTGAACTTGGACTAAAGTACGAGGATGCCGTTGCTCTTATCAGAGA gAAGAGACGAGGAGCCattaattcaaaacaattagCGTACTTGGAGAAATATCGTCCAAAGTCTCGACTTAAACTCAAGAACGGCCAGAAGAACTCGTGCTGCGTCCAatag